The Trichoderma atroviride chromosome 5, complete sequence genome contains a region encoding:
- a CDS encoding 60S ribosomal protein eL29 (antiSMASH:Cluster_5.3), whose protein sequence is MAKSKNSSQHNQSRKAHRNGIKKPKTSRYPSLNGTDPKFRRNHRHALHGTMKALKELKEGKRETA, encoded by the exons atggcca AGTCAAAGAACTCGTCCCAGCACAACCAGAGCCGCAAGGCTCACCGTAACGG TatcaagaagcccaagactTCCAGATACCCTTCCCTCAACGGAACCGACCCCAAGTTCCGACGAAACCACAGACATGCTCTCCACGGCACCATGAAGGCTCTT aaggagctcaaggagggCAAGCGCGAGACGGCATGA